GCAGGGGATAGCTGGGGGTTAGCCCGGCAAGCGCCACGCCCCCGCCGCCCAGCGCCACTCCCGCGGGCATGAGCCAGGGCCGCGGGCGCCGGTCGGAGTAGTAGCCGAAGAGCGGCTGGATGACCGAGGAGCTGACCGTGCTCGCGAGGACCAGCGCGGAGGCCGCGGCGTACGACAGCCCACGCTCGCGGATCAGGAAGGGGAGCAGGGCGGGCACGACCCCCTGCGTGGCGTCGGCGAGGAGGTGGCCGCTCGCGAGCACCGCCAGAGCGCGCCGGTCGAGGCCCTCGCGCACGGCGCTGGCGGTGCGGGTCAGCTCTCCCATCCCGATGCGGCGGTCACGGCCCCGGCGGCGAACAGCACCGCCAGGATCAGCCGGCGGAACAGCCGCTCGGGAAGCCGCGGTCCCACGACGGTGCCGAGCAGGTTGCCCGCCAGCGCCCCCGGGAGCCACAGGAGCACGGCGGGGTAGAGGGCCTCGGGTGCGAGGGCTCCCTCGAGCGCCAGCAGCGAGAGCCCGACGGTCGACGTCCACACGAAGAACACGGCGAGGTCGGCGAGGAAGCTGGTCGGCGCCGCCTTGTCACGGCTCAGGAGGACGATCGGCCCAACGCCGGCGAGCGACGTGGACCCGCCCAGGAAACCGCCCACGAATCCGGCGGCGAGCGGCGCTCCCGGGATCGGCTTGGGGGGAGGCCGGTCGAGCGAGCGGGCCAGCAGCACGACGGTCACCATGACCGCGCAGCCGGCCAGCAGCTTGACCGCCGACTCCGGCACGTCCGACA
This portion of the Chloroflexota bacterium genome encodes:
- a CDS encoding sulfite exporter TauE/SafE family protein: TGFGYALASAPLLLLTGFPLRFVVTANLALGGLTRLSIVYRFRDHISRRRSLGMCAASVPGLYVGARVLSDVPESAVKLLAGCAVMVTVVLLARSLDRPPPKPIPGAPLAAGFVGGFLGGSTSLAGVGPIVLLSRDKAAPTSFLADLAVFFVWTSTVGLSLLALEGALAPEALYPAVLLWLPGALAGNLLGTVVGPRLPERLFRRLILAVLFAAGAVTAASGWES